The following coding sequences lie in one Phacochoerus africanus isolate WHEZ1 chromosome 12, ROS_Pafr_v1, whole genome shotgun sequence genomic window:
- the SYT2 gene encoding synaptotagmin-2: protein MRNIFKRNQEPIVAPATTTMPAGPADNSTASGGAREGPEDVFTKMRDRFFNEMNKIPLPPWALIAIAVVLCLLLLTCCFCICKKCCCKKKKNKKEKGKGAKNAMNMKDMKGGQDDDDAETGLTEGEGEGEEEKEPENLGKLQFSLDYDFQANQLTVGVLQAAELPALDMGGTSDPYVKVFLLPDKKKKYETKVHRKTLNPAFNETFTFKVPYQELGGKTLVMAIYDFDRFSKHDIIGEVKVPMNTVDLGQPIEEWRDLQGGEKEEPEKLGDICTSLRYVPTAGKLTVCILEAKNLKKMDVGGLSDPYVKIHLMQNGKRLKKKKTTVKKKTLNPYFNESFSFEIPFEQIQKVQVVVTVLDYDKLGKNEAIGKIFVGSNATGTELRHWSDMLANPRRPIAQWHSLKPEEEVDALLGKNK, encoded by the exons ATGAGAAATATCTTCAAGAGGAACCAGGAGCCCATTGTGgctcctgccaccaccaccatgcCCGCGGGGCCCGCAGACAACTCCACGGCGAGCGGGGGTGCCCGGGAGGGCCCGGAGGATGTCTTTACCAAGATGAGGGACAGATTCTTCAATGAGATGAACAAGATCCCCT tACCCCCCTGGGCTCTGATCGCCATCGCTGTGGTCCTGTGCCTCCTGCTCCTTACGTGCTGCTTCTGCATCTGCAAGAAGTGCTGctgtaagaagaagaagaacaagaaagagaagggcaaaggcGCGAAGAACGCCATGAACATGAAGGACATGAAGGGCGGCCAG GACGATGACGATGCAGAGACGGGCCTGACGGAGGGAGAAggcgagggggaggaggagaaggagccagAGAACCTGGGGAAGCTGCAGTTCTCCCTGGACTACGATTTCCAGGCCAACCAG CTCACCGTCGGCGTCCTACAGGCCGCAGAGCTGCCTGCCCTGGACATGGGAGGCACCTCGGACCCTTACGTCAAAGTCTTCCTCCTTCcggacaagaagaagaaatatgagaCCAAGGTCCATCGGAAGACGCTGAACCCCGCCTTCAATGAGACCTTCACCTTCAAG GTGCCCTACCAGGAGCTGGGGGGCAAGACCCTGGTGATGGCCATCTATGACTTCGACCGCTTCTCCAAACATGACATCATCGGGGAGGTGAAGGTGCCCATGAACACCGTGGACCTCGGGCAGCCCATTGAGGAGTGGCGGGACCTGCAGGGcggagagaaggaggag CCCGAGAAGCTGGGTGACATTTGCACCTCCCTGCGCTATGTGCCTACCGCCGGAAAGCTCACTGTCTGCATCCTGGAGGCCAAGAACCTGAAGAAGATGGACGTGGGGGGCCTTTCAG ACCCCTACGTGAAGATCCACCTGATGCAGAACGGCAAGCGGCTCAAGAAGAAGAAGACCACGGTGAAGAAGAAGACCCTGAACCCCTATTTCAACGAGTCCTTCAGCTTCGAGATCCCCTTCGAGCAGATCCAG AAGGTGCAGGTGGTGGTCACGGTGCTGGACTACGACAAGCTGGGCAAGAATGAGGCCATCGGCAAGATCTTCGTGGGCAGCAACGCCACGGGCACGGAGCTGCGGCACTGGTCCGACATGCTGGCCAACCCCCGCAGGCCCATAGCGCAGTGGCACTCGCTCAAGCCCGAGGAGGAGGTGGATGCGCTGCTGGGCAAGAACAAGTAG